One part of the Sorangiineae bacterium MSr11954 genome encodes these proteins:
- a CDS encoding glycosyltransferase family 4 protein, whose product MKFLDPAVVHRAVVLPRPGVIGELYAKGGVVDDLFFEQNLVENPIEPWDRPMQREDFDAAMPLKGVRLVGNVVRGARAIARLTALARRGRYDLLYCNGTNADFAGGALARTSGVPALWHVRYTSIQPVLAPLHDRLAASRGVRRIICVSRAAAALFPHCPEKVSVIHNALDVDEFNTAHVRPSLRAELGVGPEVTIFGSQGRILRRKGYIEMVRAAGLALSTLSAAERERVRFVVIGDTPQDFRPDHVAECRALAESLGISKSVHFLGFREDVKPYVADFDVAVVPSVYPDPLPRAVIESMAMGKPVIAFDVGGVAEMLADGVTGTLVHLGEAGAENGHATKHPDRGVQGLANQFVRYARDPGLRLEQGRVARMRIEKEFSGERQAMKIQHEILRAAGFVEGGEGNEELEAAP is encoded by the coding sequence TTGAAGTTTCTGGACCCGGCGGTGGTTCATCGCGCCGTCGTTCTTCCGCGGCCCGGGGTCATCGGGGAGCTTTACGCGAAGGGGGGCGTGGTCGACGATTTGTTCTTCGAGCAAAACCTCGTCGAGAACCCCATCGAGCCCTGGGACCGTCCCATGCAGCGCGAGGACTTCGACGCGGCCATGCCGCTCAAGGGAGTCCGTCTCGTCGGCAATGTGGTGCGCGGGGCCCGCGCCATCGCACGACTGACCGCGCTCGCGCGCCGCGGCCGTTACGACTTGCTCTACTGCAACGGCACCAACGCGGACTTCGCCGGCGGCGCGCTGGCGCGAACCTCGGGTGTGCCGGCGCTGTGGCACGTGCGCTACACCTCGATCCAACCTGTGCTCGCGCCGCTACACGATCGGCTGGCCGCGAGCCGTGGCGTGCGCCGCATCATCTGCGTGTCGCGCGCGGCGGCGGCGCTCTTCCCGCACTGCCCGGAGAAGGTGAGCGTGATCCACAACGCCCTCGACGTGGACGAGTTCAACACCGCCCACGTTCGGCCCAGCTTGCGGGCCGAGCTCGGGGTGGGGCCCGAGGTGACGATTTTCGGAAGCCAGGGAAGGATCCTGCGGCGCAAAGGCTATATCGAGATGGTTCGTGCAGCGGGGCTCGCCCTCTCCACCCTCTCGGCCGCCGAACGTGAGCGCGTGCGCTTCGTCGTCATCGGCGATACGCCTCAGGATTTCCGGCCCGATCACGTGGCCGAGTGCCGGGCGCTGGCCGAGAGCCTGGGCATCTCGAAATCCGTGCATTTTCTGGGCTTTCGCGAGGACGTCAAACCCTACGTGGCCGATTTCGACGTGGCGGTGGTGCCCAGCGTGTACCCCGATCCGCTCCCGCGCGCGGTCATCGAATCGATGGCCATGGGCAAGCCGGTCATCGCGTTCGACGTCGGCGGCGTGGCCGAGATGCTCGCGGACGGCGTCACGGGCACCCTCGTCCACCTGGGGGAGGCGGGCGCCGAGAACGGTCACGCCACGAAGCATCCGGATCGCGGTGTGCAAGGACTGGCCAACCAGTTCGTGCGCTACGCCCGCGATCCCGGGCTGCGTCTCGAGCAGGGAAGGGTCGCGCGGATGCGCATCGAGAAAGAGTTCAGCGGTGAGCGGCAGGCGATGAAGATCCAGCACGAGATTTTGCGGGCGGCCGGCTTCGTCGAGGGTGGCGAGGGCAACGAAGAGCTCGAGGCGGCTCCTTGA
- the pgsA gene encoding CDP-diacylglycerol--glycerol-3-phosphate 3-phosphatidyltransferase, which yields MTQDLPPKAPSRTAQDRKEHRRTLAQDAVNLPNLLTMFRIVMIPVFLVLLDRQTPVACFWAALVYTLAALTDALDGYLARRMGVVSVLGKFLDPLADKLIVMAGLVWMVPMGRIPAWVVVVLLGREISVTGLRSVAANSGVVISAGREGKTKTALQMIGIIALVLGYPYHLSYLGIDLGVVDLVHVGRMLVYLSLVFSVASAAQYLHLFGQAVEAKDSKHRDTSVRDVSAHAQED from the coding sequence ATGACCCAAGATCTCCCCCCGAAGGCGCCGTCGCGCACCGCCCAGGATCGCAAAGAACACCGCCGCACCCTCGCGCAGGACGCGGTCAACCTCCCCAACCTCCTCACGATGTTCCGCATCGTGATGATCCCGGTCTTTCTGGTGCTGCTCGATCGGCAGACCCCCGTCGCCTGTTTCTGGGCCGCCTTGGTTTACACCTTGGCCGCGCTCACCGACGCGCTCGACGGCTACCTCGCGCGCCGCATGGGCGTGGTCAGCGTGCTCGGGAAGTTCCTCGATCCGCTGGCCGACAAGCTCATCGTCATGGCCGGCCTGGTCTGGATGGTCCCCATGGGACGCATCCCCGCGTGGGTGGTGGTGGTGCTCCTCGGACGCGAGATCAGCGTCACCGGACTGCGCAGCGTGGCGGCCAACTCCGGCGTGGTCATCTCGGCAGGGCGGGAGGGCAAGACCAAAACAGCGCTCCAAATGATTGGGATCATCGCCCTCGTGCTGGGTTACCCCTATCATCTCTCGTACCTCGGGATCGATCTCGGCGTCGTCGACCTCGTTCACGTGGGGCGTATGCTTGTCTACCTTTCGCTTGTCTTTTCCGTTGCCAGCGCTGCGCAGTACCTGCACCTTTTCGGTCAGGCGGTCGAAGCCAAAGACAGCAAGCACCGAGACACCTCCGTACGGGATGTCAGCGCCCACGCACAGGAAGATTGA
- a CDS encoding DUF2334 domain-containing protein → MSVHVSIHDVAPAFRSEIELALEMAHARGCKPALLVVPNFHGEHPLEADASFCDWLRTLQAGGHEIFLHGFFHLADAPRLCDDARPGSRASRFFAQRVVSGGEAEFSDVSPEEAKARLTEGERILTGAGLRIDGFIPPAWSMPHWMLGLLQDRGIPYTEDHLYMYAPTTRRKKPSLVLNYASRTPSRLISSVAFCRLARATFPPRIPVPARIAIHPADMRFRLLRHEVGRLLDWAEGNTAPRATDLV, encoded by the coding sequence GTGAGCGTTCACGTATCGATTCACGACGTCGCACCCGCATTCCGCAGTGAAATCGAGCTCGCGCTGGAAATGGCGCACGCGCGCGGATGCAAACCCGCGCTCTTGGTGGTGCCCAACTTCCACGGCGAGCACCCGCTGGAGGCCGACGCCTCGTTCTGCGATTGGCTCCGCACCCTCCAAGCGGGCGGCCACGAAATTTTCCTCCACGGCTTCTTCCACCTCGCCGATGCCCCCCGTCTGTGCGACGACGCGCGCCCCGGTAGCCGCGCCTCGCGCTTCTTCGCCCAGCGCGTCGTCTCGGGCGGCGAGGCCGAGTTCAGCGACGTCTCCCCCGAGGAGGCCAAGGCGCGCCTCACCGAGGGCGAACGGATCCTCACCGGCGCGGGCTTGCGCATCGACGGCTTCATCCCCCCGGCGTGGTCGATGCCGCACTGGATGCTGGGCCTCCTCCAAGACCGCGGCATCCCGTACACCGAAGATCACCTCTACATGTACGCCCCGACCACCCGCCGCAAAAAGCCGAGCCTCGTCCTCAATTACGCGAGCCGCACCCCCAGCCGTCTCATCTCCAGCGTCGCCTTCTGCCGCCTGGCCCGCGCCACCTTCCCCCCGCGCATCCCCGTCCCCGCCCGCATCGCCATCCACCCCGCCGACATGCGCTTCCGCCTCCTCCGCCACGAGGTCGGCCGCCTCCTCGACTGGGCCGAGGGCAACACCGCCCCCCGCGCCACCGACTTGGTCTAA
- a CDS encoding tetratricopeptide repeat protein, which produces MDDNVGRRSPRSLSPERRASTLPRSDRSRDPAGEEFLFHLFRGSELLQDSRVHEAKEELEQALQLQPRDPKGQDLLAVVYFRIGHYPRAIQIYEQLKHDHPGRTSLSLNLALCYLKTGQAQRAREELEEVVTVSPEHRRAWGYLGLAYERLGDYDKAELAFERGGHTAMARRMTERRGGRPSIVSSDLAPLSRDLEEVREGREAPDSGGPRDANGAQTAPSARAAHVASIPQASRSSQASQATQVSQARQATNTTAIPNGASEGREAELPFAAAHEAREGEPPFARLVPETSEVRAAAEPFEELDSGELSFVLAQAETHRPEPEMWHPVEIGEAIKLPSDAPRSAPLSAAPPFAHTPHPRAISGSPAANAHVPVSAPAPAHAPRSPAAPVALQHLLRAARVTPAPDEALSTTAAGQIVVHLRSPGMHRESRNVALRFDALRSYTGSLTTQVLERRGRGHGDSFGGISSTVVHATGNGVVVLSPRPGRSAVASALGEDDVLFLREDAILAFDLSMTFENGRLARGDDEPIFVVHLRGPGPLAIEYIEPLATLEVTPDQAATVRAPSVLGWTGHLVPTAVPPGEAPGGQRGLINFVGAGTVLVAGR; this is translated from the coding sequence ATGGATGACAACGTCGGACGGCGCAGCCCTCGATCGCTCTCGCCGGAGCGCCGGGCGTCCACGTTGCCGCGATCGGACCGCTCGCGGGATCCGGCGGGCGAAGAGTTCCTCTTTCATCTGTTTCGAGGCAGCGAGCTTCTGCAAGACAGCCGCGTGCACGAGGCGAAGGAAGAGCTGGAGCAAGCCCTCCAACTGCAGCCGCGCGATCCCAAAGGGCAGGACCTGCTCGCCGTGGTGTACTTTCGCATCGGGCATTACCCAAGGGCGATCCAGATCTACGAGCAGCTCAAGCACGATCACCCGGGTCGCACCTCGCTCAGCCTGAATTTGGCGCTTTGCTACCTCAAGACCGGCCAGGCGCAGCGGGCGCGCGAGGAGCTGGAAGAGGTGGTGACCGTCTCGCCCGAGCACCGCCGCGCGTGGGGCTACCTGGGCCTCGCCTACGAGCGGCTGGGCGACTACGACAAAGCCGAGCTTGCGTTCGAGCGGGGTGGCCACACCGCCATGGCCCGTCGCATGACGGAGCGCCGCGGCGGGCGCCCATCCATCGTCTCGTCGGATCTTGCGCCGCTCTCGCGCGACCTCGAAGAGGTGCGTGAGGGGCGCGAGGCGCCCGATTCGGGCGGGCCTCGAGACGCAAACGGCGCGCAGACGGCGCCGAGCGCGCGCGCCGCGCACGTTGCATCCATCCCGCAGGCGTCGCGGTCCTCGCAGGCGTCGCAAGCCACGCAGGTCTCGCAAGCTAGGCAGGCCACGAACACCACCGCCATCCCCAATGGCGCGAGCGAAGGGCGCGAGGCCGAATTGCCCTTTGCCGCCGCCCACGAAGCGCGCGAGGGGGAACCGCCCTTTGCGCGCCTCGTCCCGGAGACGAGCGAGGTGCGTGCCGCCGCCGAGCCATTCGAAGAGCTGGACTCCGGCGAGCTCTCGTTCGTTCTCGCCCAAGCCGAGACCCACAGACCGGAACCCGAAATGTGGCACCCCGTCGAAATCGGCGAGGCCATCAAGCTCCCGTCCGACGCGCCGCGCTCGGCCCCCCTGTCCGCGGCCCCGCCATTTGCGCACACACCGCACCCTCGCGCCATCTCCGGATCGCCCGCCGCCAACGCCCACGTCCCCGTGTCCGCTCCTGCTCCTGCCCACGCTCCGCGTTCGCCAGCCGCCCCCGTCGCGCTGCAGCACCTTCTGCGCGCGGCCCGCGTCACCCCGGCACCCGACGAAGCGCTGTCCACGACCGCCGCCGGCCAGATCGTCGTGCACCTGCGCAGCCCTGGGATGCACCGCGAATCGCGCAATGTCGCGCTGCGTTTCGATGCCCTGCGAAGCTACACGGGCTCCTTGACGACGCAAGTCCTCGAGCGACGCGGACGCGGCCACGGCGACTCGTTCGGGGGCATCTCGAGCACCGTGGTGCATGCGACGGGCAACGGCGTCGTCGTGCTCTCCCCGCGCCCCGGGCGGTCGGCGGTCGCGTCCGCCCTGGGCGAGGACGACGTTCTTTTTTTGCGCGAGGACGCCATCCTCGCCTTCGACCTCTCCATGACCTTCGAGAACGGACGGCTCGCGCGCGGCGACGACGAGCCCATCTTCGTCGTCCATCTGCGCGGCCCCGGCCCTCTGGCGATCGAGTACATCGAGCCGCTCGCCACCTTGGAGGTGACCCCCGACCAAGCCGCCACCGTGCGCGCTCCATCGGTCCTCGGGTGGACGGGGCACCTCGTTCCCACCGCCGTTCCACCGGGTGAAGCCCCCGGCGGGCAGCGTGGCCTCATCAACTTCGTGGGTGCAGGAACCGTGTTGGTCGCCGGACGATGA
- a CDS encoding glycosyltransferase: MASNPASPFRVELGHVDDLHARDSANGGPASSPHQTRAQGEASSGNGTNGTPNATVLRLASSGAASKSNNSAKKHDESVSFGLEELPPFARLAARQGRPLRVAILSDFTRIPYANGAAFQTRFLYQELRRCGHEVTVIGPHDPDARPEDLAPGTVSLPSLPLKTYPGVHIPLPLASWVYDADRWNFDIVFAQTTSLLVEFGLWLRRMKGIPLLIVNTTHLAAAYDVLLPEKLSKIEAVHGGLEMFLRGPYEQLFASIYNESDGLVVLSEGLRRYWRERGVTAPIHVIPRAVQPELFDRPLGADPYAHLGGGRLSRGARLLCAGRHTREKSQDRLIRIFARHIAKAEPDATLTLLGEGPDTSYYKRVAVEEGVADRVFFPGEVPFSQMADFYAYADIFVHASLSETYGNVMGEALWCGTPTVAFADGMGVSSQIQDGVNGVLLAPGNRGGGRDEADVAFARAVLSLVRDPKRRGRIGQAAAKIARERAHPRVVEERIADAFQHAQDHAAACGLRPVADRPKALQWYTTFRYFRPWTTFMGGIYLFGHLRPAKEEKRKQIKHPQISS, translated from the coding sequence ATGGCTTCGAACCCCGCCTCCCCTTTTCGAGTAGAACTCGGTCACGTCGACGACCTTCATGCCCGGGACTCCGCAAATGGAGGACCCGCCTCTTCCCCGCACCAAACACGCGCGCAGGGAGAGGCGAGCTCTGGGAATGGTACGAACGGCACGCCCAACGCGACCGTCCTGCGCCTCGCTTCGAGCGGGGCCGCCTCGAAATCAAACAACTCCGCGAAAAAACACGATGAATCGGTCTCGTTTGGACTGGAGGAGCTCCCTCCGTTTGCTCGTTTGGCAGCACGACAGGGGCGTCCTTTGCGGGTAGCCATTCTCAGTGACTTCACGCGGATACCGTATGCCAACGGTGCAGCATTTCAGACACGCTTTCTGTATCAGGAATTGCGTCGGTGTGGTCATGAAGTCACAGTCATCGGTCCACACGATCCGGATGCCAGGCCGGAGGATCTCGCACCAGGTACCGTATCGCTACCCAGCCTCCCACTGAAGACGTACCCCGGGGTGCACATCCCACTTCCTCTTGCCTCATGGGTGTACGACGCCGACCGATGGAACTTCGACATCGTGTTTGCGCAAACGACATCCTTGCTGGTCGAGTTCGGGCTCTGGCTGCGCCGCATGAAGGGCATCCCGCTCCTCATCGTGAACACCACGCACCTGGCGGCCGCGTACGACGTTCTGTTGCCGGAGAAGCTCTCCAAGATCGAAGCGGTGCACGGCGGCCTGGAGATGTTTTTGCGCGGGCCGTACGAGCAGCTCTTCGCGAGCATCTACAACGAGAGCGACGGTCTGGTGGTCCTGTCCGAGGGCCTGCGCCGCTACTGGCGCGAGCGCGGTGTCACCGCGCCGATTCACGTGATCCCGCGGGCGGTCCAGCCGGAGCTGTTCGATCGGCCGCTCGGCGCCGATCCGTACGCGCACTTGGGCGGCGGCCGGCTTTCGCGGGGCGCGCGGCTCCTCTGCGCGGGGCGCCATACGCGGGAGAAGTCGCAAGACCGGCTGATTCGCATCTTCGCGCGCCACATCGCGAAGGCGGAGCCGGATGCCACCTTGACCCTCCTCGGCGAGGGGCCCGACACGTCGTACTACAAGCGGGTGGCGGTGGAGGAAGGCGTCGCGGATCGGGTCTTTTTCCCGGGTGAGGTGCCGTTCTCGCAGATGGCCGACTTCTACGCGTACGCGGACATCTTCGTTCACGCGTCGCTCAGCGAGACGTACGGCAACGTCATGGGCGAGGCCCTCTGGTGCGGCACGCCGACCGTGGCCTTCGCCGACGGCATGGGCGTGAGCTCGCAGATCCAAGACGGCGTCAATGGCGTGCTGCTCGCCCCGGGCAACCGCGGCGGCGGTCGCGATGAGGCGGATGTCGCCTTTGCGCGCGCGGTCCTCAGCCTGGTCCGCGATCCCAAGCGCCGCGGCCGAATCGGCCAAGCGGCGGCCAAGATCGCCCGCGAGCGCGCGCATCCCCGCGTCGTCGAGGAGCGCATCGCCGACGCATTCCAGCACGCGCAGGACCACGCCGCCGCCTGCGGCCTCCGGCCCGTCGCCGACCGCCCCAAGGCGCTCCAGTGGTACACCACCTTCCGCTACTTCCGGCCGTGGACCACGTTCATGGGCGGCATCTACCTCTTCGGCCACCTGCGGCCGGCCAAAGAAGAGAAGCGCAAGCAGATCAAGCACCCGCAGATCAGCAGCTGA
- a CDS encoding type II toxin-antitoxin system RelE/ParE family toxin: protein MDPAADEELIDAAVYYETQKAGLGADFLRAIRERLAALRTDSMESSRPPGVSPELPVRRVFVRRFPYVIVFVETFDEVRVIAIAHSHRKPGYWAKRL from the coding sequence GTGGATCCCGCTGCGGACGAAGAGCTCATCGACGCTGCCGTTTACTACGAGACCCAAAAAGCTGGGCTCGGCGCGGACTTTCTTCGCGCCATTCGCGAGCGCCTCGCTGCGCTTCGCACCGACTCGATGGAGAGCAGCCGGCCGCCTGGCGTCTCGCCGGAGCTCCCCGTACGGCGCGTCTTCGTGCGACGTTTTCCGTACGTCATCGTATTCGTCGAGACGTTCGACGAGGTGCGGGTGATCGCGATCGCACACAGCCATCGCAAGCCGGGGTACTGGGCGAAGCGCCTTTAG
- a CDS encoding glycosyltransferase yields the protein MKVVDVTEFYSKRGGGVRSHLTAKGHISCQLGHDHWVVAPGEKTTLQVAGEAHTSTGQSRVLHVGGPALPYDPTYHLLWRVDAVHRLVRQERPDVVEIHSPYVAAASCLSLPRKNFGIRTFVWHADFIDTYLRGPLTRRLSTQTVDLVVEPLWAWIRRIADACDATFAASRWQAEKLVAHGVRRVSYLPFGVDKGVFNPDARSESLKRELLGARSGPLLVAIGRFAVEKRWDVVLDAFFALSQRPNMKGVTLAIFGDGPERDKLKARVAGRDDVLFFGFDKDRGRLASIMASADLLIHGCPFETFGLGIAEAVSCALPIVVPDEGGAAEQALPGGSEIYPSGDAMACMHACERLLSRDRAEVTDYARRAAERVPSEEDHFRRLYSMYEELSKKEKPSERSRIDSRRRTRIPQ from the coding sequence ATGAAGGTCGTCGACGTGACCGAGTTCTACTCGAAAAGGGGAGGCGGGGTTCGAAGCCATCTCACTGCCAAAGGTCATATTTCGTGCCAGCTGGGCCATGACCACTGGGTGGTCGCGCCCGGTGAAAAAACCACGCTGCAGGTAGCCGGGGAAGCACACACTTCTACCGGCCAGAGCAGAGTACTACATGTAGGTGGACCTGCGCTACCTTACGACCCCACCTATCATCTTCTCTGGCGGGTCGATGCGGTACACCGTCTGGTACGTCAAGAGCGGCCCGATGTGGTGGAGATTCATTCGCCCTATGTCGCCGCGGCGAGCTGCCTCTCGCTGCCCCGGAAAAATTTTGGCATCCGCACCTTCGTATGGCACGCGGACTTCATCGACACGTACCTGCGCGGACCGCTGACCCGAAGGCTATCGACCCAGACCGTGGACCTGGTGGTGGAGCCGCTCTGGGCGTGGATCCGGCGCATCGCCGACGCATGCGACGCGACGTTCGCAGCATCCAGGTGGCAGGCCGAGAAGCTGGTGGCGCACGGGGTGCGAAGGGTTTCCTACCTGCCCTTTGGCGTCGACAAGGGGGTGTTCAACCCCGACGCCCGCAGCGAATCGCTGAAGCGCGAGCTCTTGGGCGCCCGCTCGGGGCCTCTTCTGGTGGCCATCGGGCGCTTTGCGGTCGAGAAGCGCTGGGACGTGGTGCTCGATGCGTTCTTCGCCTTGAGCCAGCGTCCGAACATGAAGGGCGTGACCTTGGCCATCTTCGGCGACGGGCCCGAGCGCGACAAGCTCAAGGCCCGGGTGGCCGGGCGCGACGATGTGCTGTTCTTCGGCTTCGACAAGGACCGCGGGCGGCTGGCGAGCATCATGGCCAGCGCCGATCTGCTCATCCACGGCTGCCCCTTCGAGACCTTCGGGCTGGGCATCGCGGAGGCGGTGTCCTGCGCGCTGCCCATCGTGGTGCCCGACGAGGGGGGCGCCGCCGAGCAAGCGCTCCCGGGCGGCTCCGAGATCTATCCGTCGGGCGACGCCATGGCCTGCATGCACGCGTGCGAGCGCCTCCTTTCGCGCGATCGGGCGGAGGTGACCGATTATGCGCGGCGGGCGGCCGAGCGGGTACCGAGCGAAGAAGATCACTTCCGGCGGCTCTATTCGATGTACGAGGAGCTCTCGAAAAAGGAAAAACCCAGTGAGCGTTCACGTATCGATTCACGACGTCGCACCCGCATTCCGCAGTGA
- a CDS encoding MMPL family transporter, which translates to MIQRIVSKVVDWSGRNALIVLMVALAAIVASWSYASHLQLRADLLELLPRDSPGFKAFEHQLGRVGGGADLIVVVESPERAANERFIDALAGKLEAKIAEHKECVAVCKDDQACRATKCGPDLISYLETGTKEVRKFFQDNKWLYADVKDLEEADNTLDHQIAFATGSVTDLSSEEPAPASSAAPAKPKAPKAPAAKGAAAKDTAKGEPAPAAAENAEKRKPALGLDQYRDRWQQKANKSDDFPTGYFATPDGKMLGLRIISKTAGMGDANGDALMHMVEQMVADMNPRSFHPEMQAGLAGNIANVMEEKASIVSDAAWATGAAFVLIVAGLVVFFRSPWSLVVIIVPAIIGVGCAYAFAMVTYGYVNTSGAFLGAIILGNGINYPIVLLSRYREFRARGLSAEQARRDAVWNAFRAELVGASVGGIAYGSLVITNFRGFSQFGLIGFVGMLLVWVSMIPVVPALVVIIEWIQARLPPWLRDPAPKIEKDGSKGVIIKQIALMTERRPWLFVGAAVVLSLVTAWKLPGYLHDPWEYNFDRLGSRGSKSSGAGAWSTKAEHVFGGKMNIAGALMLADTPEQVPLVKAQIFKNDAADPQGQLIADVTTIADLLPGTPEEQQKKLEVLDRIRDRLSPAVLASIDPAERTRVEEMRPPESLRELAGKDLPGLLRRRFEEANGTIGTVFYVKPREISLSDGYIALRIAKTTDNVRLPDNVVVQTASRSTIFAEIIRSMERDGPLATGASFLAVCVVVLVATASLRGFLVVIGSLVMGVLWMIGGAALIDMKLNFLNFIALPITFGIGSEYPFNVFDRSRLLGGDVTGALKRTGGAVALCSYTTTIGYGALLFNDNQALQSFGKLAMSGEILCLAAALLVLPSILHLWPQKKNQEVTARDSSAPAE; encoded by the coding sequence TTGATCCAGCGCATCGTTTCCAAGGTCGTCGACTGGAGTGGTCGCAACGCGCTCATCGTCTTGATGGTGGCCCTCGCCGCCATCGTGGCGAGCTGGAGCTACGCATCGCACCTTCAACTGAGGGCCGATCTCCTCGAGCTCCTTCCGCGCGACAGCCCCGGTTTCAAGGCGTTCGAGCATCAGCTCGGGCGGGTCGGCGGCGGCGCGGATCTCATCGTGGTGGTCGAGTCGCCCGAGCGGGCCGCGAACGAGCGCTTCATCGACGCGCTCGCGGGCAAGCTCGAGGCGAAGATCGCCGAGCACAAAGAGTGCGTCGCCGTCTGCAAGGACGATCAAGCGTGCCGCGCGACCAAGTGCGGCCCCGATCTGATCTCGTACCTGGAGACGGGGACGAAAGAGGTCCGCAAGTTCTTCCAGGACAACAAGTGGCTCTACGCCGACGTGAAGGATCTCGAGGAGGCCGACAATACGCTCGACCACCAGATCGCCTTCGCCACCGGCTCGGTGACCGATCTCTCCTCCGAGGAGCCCGCGCCGGCCTCGAGCGCCGCGCCCGCGAAACCGAAGGCCCCCAAGGCGCCCGCGGCAAAGGGAGCGGCGGCCAAGGACACCGCAAAGGGCGAGCCGGCACCCGCCGCGGCGGAGAACGCGGAGAAGCGAAAGCCCGCGCTCGGCCTCGACCAGTACCGCGACCGGTGGCAGCAAAAGGCGAACAAGAGCGACGATTTCCCCACCGGCTACTTTGCGACGCCCGACGGGAAAATGCTGGGGTTGCGCATCATCTCCAAGACGGCCGGCATGGGCGACGCGAACGGCGACGCCTTGATGCACATGGTCGAGCAGATGGTCGCCGACATGAACCCGCGCTCCTTTCACCCGGAGATGCAGGCGGGGCTGGCGGGCAACATCGCCAACGTGATGGAGGAGAAGGCGTCGATCGTGAGCGACGCGGCCTGGGCGACCGGCGCGGCGTTCGTGCTGATCGTCGCGGGCTTGGTCGTGTTCTTTCGGTCGCCGTGGTCTTTGGTGGTCATCATCGTGCCGGCCATCATCGGGGTGGGGTGCGCCTACGCCTTTGCGATGGTGACCTACGGCTATGTGAACACCTCGGGCGCGTTCCTGGGCGCCATCATCCTGGGCAACGGCATCAACTACCCCATCGTGCTCCTGTCGCGCTACCGCGAGTTCCGGGCGCGCGGCCTCTCCGCCGAGCAAGCGCGTCGCGACGCGGTGTGGAACGCGTTTCGCGCGGAGCTGGTGGGCGCCAGCGTGGGCGGGATCGCCTATGGATCGCTGGTCATCACCAACTTCCGCGGCTTCAGCCAGTTCGGGCTGATTGGCTTCGTCGGCATGCTCTTGGTGTGGGTCTCGATGATCCCGGTGGTGCCGGCGCTGGTGGTCATCATCGAGTGGATTCAAGCGCGGCTGCCGCCGTGGCTGCGCGATCCGGCGCCCAAGATCGAGAAGGACGGGAGCAAGGGGGTGATCATCAAGCAGATCGCCCTGATGACCGAGCGCCGTCCGTGGCTCTTCGTGGGCGCGGCCGTGGTGCTCAGCCTCGTGACGGCGTGGAAGCTGCCGGGCTACCTGCACGATCCCTGGGAGTACAACTTCGATCGGCTGGGATCGCGGGGCTCGAAGTCCTCGGGCGCCGGCGCGTGGTCGACCAAGGCGGAGCATGTCTTCGGCGGCAAGATGAACATCGCGGGGGCGCTCATGCTGGCGGACACGCCGGAGCAGGTCCCGCTGGTCAAGGCGCAAATCTTCAAGAACGACGCCGCCGATCCACAAGGTCAGCTCATCGCCGACGTGACGACCATCGCCGATCTCCTCCCGGGCACGCCGGAGGAGCAGCAAAAGAAGCTCGAGGTGCTCGATCGCATCCGCGACCGTCTCAGCCCCGCGGTGCTCGCGTCGATCGATCCGGCGGAGCGCACGCGGGTGGAAGAAATGAGGCCGCCCGAGAGCCTGCGGGAGCTCGCCGGCAAGGATCTACCGGGCCTCTTGCGGCGAAGGTTCGAGGAGGCCAACGGCACCATCGGCACCGTCTTCTATGTGAAGCCGCGCGAAATCTCGCTCTCCGACGGCTACATCGCGCTGCGCATCGCCAAGACCACCGACAACGTTCGCTTGCCCGACAACGTGGTCGTACAGACCGCGAGCCGCTCGACCATCTTCGCCGAGATCATCCGCTCGATGGAGCGCGACGGCCCGCTGGCCACCGGCGCATCGTTCCTCGCGGTGTGCGTGGTGGTGCTGGTGGCGACGGCCAGCCTTCGCGGCTTCCTGGTCGTCATCGGTTCCCTGGTGATGGGCGTTCTCTGGATGATCGGCGGCGCGGCGCTCATCGACATGAAGCTCAATTTCCTGAACTTCATCGCGCTCCCCATCACCTTCGGCATCGGCTCCGAATACCCCTTCAACGTCTTCGACCGCTCCCGTCTCCTCGGCGGCGACGTCACCGGCGCCCTCAAGCGCACGGGCGGCGCCGTGGCCCTCTGCAGCTACACGACCACCATCGGCTACGGCGCGCTCCTCTTCAACGACAACCAGGCGCTCCAATCCTTCGGCAAGCTGGCCATGTCGGGCGAGATCCTCTGCCTCGCCGCCGCGCTGCTGGTCCTTCCATCCATCCTGCACCTCTGGCCGCAAAAGAAGAACCAAGAGGTGACGGCCCGGGATAGCAGCGCGCCGGCGGAGTAA